Proteins encoded within one genomic window of Bacillota bacterium:
- a CDS encoding ABC transporter ATP-binding protein: MPLQSQATAVTSPAAQSDRDIIMKIEDLRTYFYTDYGVVKAVDGVSIEFKRGKVVGVVGESGCGKSVTALSTMQLVSQPPGKIVGGNIIYYPEQGSPVNIAQLRPNSRQMRQLRGKELAMIFQEPMTSLTPVYTIGDQICEKLLTHEKMTKKEAMEFAIEMLDKVGIPDPALRVKEYPHQMSGGMRQRAVIAIALCCNPSFLIADEPTTALDVTIQAQILTLLEDLQSEFNSTIMLITHDLGVVGEMADEVVVMYTGKVVEKADVRTIFRRPRHPYTQGLFRSIPLIGMRGKSKLTPIAGALPDPYDLPSGCLFEPRCPHAMDRCKTEPPTVTIDDGHDVKCWLYTVR, encoded by the coding sequence ATGCCCCTACAAAGCCAAGCAACCGCCGTTACAAGTCCCGCAGCCCAAAGCGACCGAGACATAATTATGAAGATCGAGGATCTGCGAACCTATTTCTATACCGACTATGGAGTTGTCAAGGCCGTCGATGGCGTCAGTATCGAGTTCAAGCGGGGAAAGGTCGTTGGCGTAGTCGGCGAAAGTGGTTGCGGCAAGAGCGTTACTGCCTTGAGTACCATGCAGCTTGTCTCCCAACCTCCGGGAAAGATTGTAGGTGGTAACATCATCTACTACCCCGAGCAGGGGTCACCGGTTAACATTGCGCAGTTACGACCCAACAGTCGCCAAATGCGGCAACTGCGGGGAAAGGAACTAGCGATGATTTTCCAGGAACCTATGACCTCATTGACACCGGTGTACACTATCGGAGATCAGATCTGCGAAAAACTCCTGACCCATGAGAAGATGACCAAGAAAGAGGCGATGGAGTTTGCGATAGAGATGCTGGATAAGGTCGGGATTCCCGATCCCGCCCTTCGAGTGAAGGAATACCCCCACCAAATGAGTGGAGGGATGAGACAACGGGCTGTGATTGCCATCGCACTGTGCTGTAATCCCAGCTTTCTTATTGCCGACGAGCCAACCACAGCCTTAGACGTAACTATCCAAGCCCAGATTCTGACCCTGTTGGAAGACCTGCAGTCGGAGTTCAACTCTACCATTATGCTGATCACCCATGACCTGGGTGTAGTCGGAGAAATGGCCGACGAAGTAGTGGTGATGTACACCGGCAAAGTAGTGGAAAAAGCCGATGTCAGGACGATTTTCCGTAGGCCTCGACATCCCTACACTCAAGGTCTCTTTCGCTCTATTCCCTTGATCGGGATGAGGGGAAAATCCAAGTTGACACCCATCGCTGGCGCCCTGCCTGACCCCTATGATTTGCCGTCGGGCTGTCTCTTCGAGCCCCGCTGTCCCCATGCCATGGACAGATGCAAAACTGAACCACCGACAGTAACAATAGATGACGGCCACGACGTCAAATGCTGGCTGTATACAGTGAGGTGA
- a CDS encoding glutathione ABC transporter substrate-binding protein, whose product MAEKVLVYGAAAGPVGLSPSLTNDSASSNANSQMYETLFRRNYETNEIEPLLALSYENPDDTTYVIKLREGVKFHDGTDFNAAAVKFTIERMMDPAVASPRASLWESVESVEVADEHTVVIKLKRPDGLFLANLTHDNSAIVSPTAVAKYGNLMQNPVGTGPFKFESMVTNDSLTMVRNDDYWGTPAKLDKIVFRVIPEAATRIAMLETGEVDFIDNIPPEQLPRLQFNPDIRVQTSTGTPIRYLSFNFDKEPWKNKLVRQAVAYALDIDALVSTFDGLAVRSDSIIGPQVFGYKPEAEEHGYEYNPEKSKALLAQAGFPNGFRTTLWASNSSEDYVRAAQIIQAQLRQVGIQADLKILDWGAYLDATLTGETDMFLLGWSNLTQDGSGMLYPNLHSANAGASNRSFYRNPEADKLIEASQLSIDQDERLELLHQANLFLMEDVAMVPLWHQVNTIAMRERVTGLIQGPTADWELYPVDVR is encoded by the coding sequence ATGGCAGAGAAGGTACTCGTCTATGGAGCCGCTGCCGGTCCCGTTGGTTTGTCACCGAGCCTAACCAATGACTCCGCGTCCTCCAATGCTAACTCGCAGATGTATGAGACGCTATTTCGCCGTAACTATGAGACCAACGAAATCGAACCACTATTAGCCCTTTCCTACGAAAACCCCGACGACACCACCTATGTCATCAAACTCCGGGAGGGCGTGAAGTTCCACGATGGCACCGACTTTAACGCTGCCGCAGTCAAGTTTACCATTGAGCGCATGATGGATCCTGCCGTCGCTTCCCCCCGAGCAAGCCTATGGGAAAGTGTGGAATCCGTTGAGGTAGCCGATGAACATACCGTGGTCATCAAACTTAAGCGGCCCGATGGTCTCTTCTTGGCTAACCTGACCCATGACAACTCTGCCATCGTCAGCCCCACCGCGGTCGCTAAGTATGGCAACTTGATGCAGAACCCCGTGGGAACGGGCCCCTTCAAGTTTGAGAGTATGGTAACCAATGATTCCTTGACCATGGTTCGCAACGATGATTATTGGGGCACCCCGGCCAAACTGGATAAGATCGTCTTCCGGGTAATCCCCGAGGCAGCCACTCGGATCGCGATGTTGGAGACCGGTGAGGTTGACTTTATCGACAACATCCCACCGGAGCAATTGCCGAGACTGCAGTTTAACCCCGATATCAGAGTCCAGACCAGTACTGGAACTCCGATTCGCTACCTAAGCTTCAACTTTGACAAAGAGCCCTGGAAGAACAAACTGGTCCGTCAAGCCGTCGCCTATGCCTTGGACATCGATGCTCTCGTCAGTACCTTCGATGGTTTGGCTGTCCGCTCCGACAGCATCATCGGACCCCAGGTCTTTGGCTATAAGCCGGAAGCTGAAGAGCACGGCTATGAGTACAATCCTGAGAAGAGTAAGGCATTGCTGGCTCAAGCTGGATTCCCCAATGGCTTCAGAACCACCCTCTGGGCCAGCAACAGTTCTGAGGACTACGTCAGGGCTGCCCAGATCATCCAGGCACAGCTGAGACAAGTAGGCATTCAGGCTGATCTAAAGATACTGGATTGGGGCGCCTATCTCGATGCGACCCTGACCGGCGAAACCGACATGTTCTTGCTGGGATGGTCTAACCTAACCCAGGATGGCAGCGGAATGCTGTATCCTAACCTGCACAGTGCCAACGCCGGAGCCTCAAACCGGAGCTTCTATCGAAATCCAGAAGCGGACAAACTCATTGAGGCAAGTCAGCTGAGCATTGACCAAGACGAGCGTCTGGAACTGCTGCACCAGGCAAATCTATTCTTGATGGAAGACGTGGCTATGGTACCTCTGTGGCATCAAGTGAATACCATTGCCATGCGTGAACGAGTCACAGGACTTATCCAAGGTCCCACTGCCGACTGGGAGCTCTACCCCGTCGACGTTCGATAG
- a CDS encoding undecaprenyl diphosphate synthase family protein, translating to MKPRQFTRLPQHIGIIPDGNRRWAEAQGLPKHAGYDHGIAPGVQLYNLCRELGIEEVTFYGFTQDNTKRPAVQTRAFQRACVKSVEILSHLDARLLVIGNSDSPLFPKELIPYRTRQVFGPGSIKVNFLVNYGWRWDLDWGLERQRIHGGRLVDNIASADISRVDLIIRWGGRRRLSGFLPVQSIYADFYVVDAYWPDFVPEHFYQALEWYQTQDVTLGG from the coding sequence ATGAAACCTAGACAGTTCACCCGACTTCCGCAACACATTGGGATCATTCCCGATGGCAATCGCCGCTGGGCCGAAGCCCAGGGGCTACCCAAACACGCCGGCTATGATCATGGTATTGCCCCAGGAGTACAACTCTACAACCTGTGCCGAGAGCTTGGGATCGAGGAAGTCACCTTCTATGGATTTACCCAGGACAACACCAAAAGGCCTGCCGTTCAGACTAGAGCCTTCCAACGGGCCTGCGTCAAGTCCGTGGAAATCCTCAGCCACCTGGATGCCAGGTTGCTGGTCATCGGCAACAGCGATTCTCCTCTCTTTCCCAAGGAGCTAATCCCCTACCGAACCCGTCAAGTATTTGGACCCGGTTCCATCAAAGTCAACTTCCTAGTCAACTACGGCTGGCGCTGGGACCTAGACTGGGGTCTAGAGCGGCAGAGAATCCACGGCGGCAGACTGGTGGATAACATTGCCTCGGCAGACATCTCCCGGGTGGATCTGATCATTCGCTGGGGTGGCCGTCGACGGCTGTCGGGATTTCTTCCCGTCCAGTCGATCTATGCCGATTTCTATGTGGTCGACGCCTATTGGCCGGACTTTGTCCCAGAACATTTCTATCAAGCCCTAGAGTGGTATCAGACTCAGGATGTTACCCTGGGAGGGTAG
- a CDS encoding ABC transporter permease — MSTDVVLNQNRAQTEDQYESISQGRRAWRRLRRNRSAMFGLLVLFLLVFAAISADWLAPYDPLEQNLINRFKPIGTPGHLLGTDAFGRDILSRVIHGSRISLVVGVSSVGLGLVFGVTLGLIAGYYPKADNIIMRFIDVLLAFPGVLLAIAIVAALGPSTWNVVIAIGIWSIPTFARVVRGQVLAVKSQEYVTATKAIGCRDYRILFRHILPNCLAPVIVYSSMRIASSIMSTATLSFLGLGAQPPTPEWGAMIAEGRAFLYNAPHIAIVPGFAIAIVVFGFNLLGDGLRDALDPNLSDV; from the coding sequence CGACGCAACAGATCGGCAATGTTTGGACTTCTAGTTCTTTTTCTCTTGGTGTTTGCCGCAATTTCTGCCGATTGGCTCGCACCCTACGATCCTCTCGAGCAAAATCTGATTAACCGTTTCAAACCCATTGGAACTCCAGGACATTTATTGGGAACCGATGCCTTTGGCCGGGATATCTTAAGCCGAGTGATTCACGGTTCCAGAATCTCACTGGTGGTGGGAGTCTCCTCCGTAGGGTTGGGACTTGTCTTTGGAGTCACTTTAGGCCTCATAGCTGGATACTACCCAAAGGCCGATAACATTATCATGCGTTTCATCGATGTGCTGCTGGCCTTTCCCGGTGTCTTACTGGCCATCGCGATTGTGGCCGCGTTGGGTCCAAGCACCTGGAATGTAGTCATCGCCATCGGAATCTGGTCGATCCCCACCTTCGCTAGGGTGGTCAGAGGTCAAGTGCTTGCCGTCAAGAGTCAGGAGTATGTGACTGCAACCAAAGCCATTGGCTGCAGAGACTACCGAATTCTGTTCAGGCATATTCTACCTAACTGTCTTGCACCGGTGATTGTGTATTCATCGATGCGAATAGCATCATCCATTATGTCCACGGCCACTTTGAGCTTCTTGGGCCTTGGGGCGCAGCCTCCCACACCGGAGTGGGGCGCAATGATTGCCGAAGGCCGAGCCTTCTTGTACAACGCTCCACACATAGCCATTGTGCCGGGATTTGCCATTGCCATAGTGGTCTTTGGCTTTAACCTGTTGGGCGATGGACTACGGGATGCCCTGGATCCCAACCTGTCCGATGTCTAA
- a CDS encoding M20/M25/M40 family metallo-hydrolase — translation MLCMLTLLVVLVTVVLLTKPVGAAQGEAEERALEYVDEHQEEILAQWQELVQIPGPSGQEEARARWVQQEMKEIGLDGVHIDGKGNVIGVLPGSDHGPNIVFSAHMDTVFPMDTELSISVKDGWLHVPGAADDTAAVVAMLHGARAIKSSGVSLKANLIFLASVQEETGLAGAKYFLDHTSRPIDMFVAVDGTLGQVVCGALGIQWWTITYEVEAAHTLASRGKPNAAVALSQLIQRLYQIQLPEKPLTVLNVGTIGGGTATNAVCAEAKLTVDLRSQCPRELNNLVNQVLGQAYLTAAECEAKVTLECANAIEAGMIEDADKHILTQIAMGTLRDLGIEPELSTLGATDANPAITRGIPGIAIGVVKGRRVHSLEEAAKISSLYPGVKQLILLALRLGNI, via the coding sequence GTGTTGTGCATGCTAACTTTGCTGGTGGTTCTAGTTACGGTAGTACTGCTGACCAAGCCCGTTGGCGCGGCCCAAGGAGAAGCTGAGGAACGGGCTCTAGAGTATGTTGATGAGCATCAAGAGGAGATCCTGGCGCAATGGCAAGAACTTGTTCAGATCCCGGGTCCCTCGGGACAAGAGGAGGCCAGGGCTCGGTGGGTCCAGCAGGAAATGAAGGAAATTGGACTAGATGGGGTCCATATCGATGGCAAAGGCAATGTGATCGGCGTGCTGCCGGGAAGTGACCATGGTCCTAACATAGTGTTTTCAGCCCATATGGATACGGTGTTTCCCATGGACACCGAGCTGTCGATTTCCGTTAAAGATGGATGGCTTCACGTTCCCGGTGCTGCCGACGATACCGCTGCGGTGGTTGCTATGCTGCACGGGGCCAGGGCCATCAAATCCAGTGGGGTTTCCCTGAAGGCAAACCTAATCTTCTTGGCCAGCGTCCAGGAAGAGACCGGGCTTGCCGGTGCCAAATACTTTCTCGATCACACTTCCCGCCCCATCGACATGTTTGTTGCCGTTGATGGTACCCTAGGCCAAGTGGTGTGTGGGGCCCTGGGGATTCAGTGGTGGACAATTACCTATGAGGTAGAGGCGGCCCATACCTTGGCCAGTAGGGGTAAGCCCAACGCTGCGGTGGCCCTGAGCCAGTTGATTCAACGGTTGTACCAAATTCAACTTCCGGAAAAACCCTTAACCGTTTTGAACGTCGGAACCATTGGTGGGGGAACAGCGACCAATGCTGTCTGTGCTGAGGCGAAGTTGACGGTGGATCTCAGATCCCAATGTCCCCGGGAGTTAAATAACCTGGTTAATCAAGTGCTAGGGCAGGCTTACCTCACCGCTGCTGAGTGTGAAGCCAAGGTGACCCTGGAGTGTGCCAATGCCATCGAGGCCGGCATGATTGAGGATGCTGACAAGCACATTCTCACACAGATCGCCATGGGAACCCTTCGGGATCTTGGGATCGAGCCGGAGTTGAGCACACTGGGTGCCACCGACGCTAATCCCGCTATTACCAGAGGCATTCCGGGTATCGCGATTGGTGTGGTCAAAGGTCGGCGGGTGCACTCCTTGGAGGAAGCAGCTAAGATCTCCAGCCTATATCCCGGCGTCAAGCAGCTGATTTTGCTGGCACTCCGGCTGGGCAATATCTAG
- a CDS encoding sugar phosphate isomerase/epimerase, producing the protein MEVKPMPVGIDSYCLVSQDLNSFEILQWTKARGGAGVQFTALPEYSEPGQEIDLGFLRELGEFARAENMYIEWGRARHIPFDLSSGCWQPVLDSIITAVLEAKELGATVVRSCSGGLMRWHNRLPATEVMLEEMVEQLRQAVPILQDHGVTLAIETHFEFTTFELLRVFEQVGVNPGEGLGICLDTMNLLTMLENPVWATRRVLPWVVATHAKDGCIRLHEEGFETFTTPIGRGSVDWQAIIPMLARLTPGVKLSIEDHGGSFVLPYFRSTFLSRFPDLTGQELASLQQLAMETEIRIQRGEVAPVERANWSEICQVRVTENIKNLKEIQEQVLGATLPG; encoded by the coding sequence ATGGAAGTAAAACCGATGCCCGTTGGCATCGACAGCTACTGCTTGGTATCCCAGGATCTCAATTCCTTTGAAATTCTGCAGTGGACAAAGGCCCGAGGCGGGGCAGGGGTACAGTTCACCGCGCTCCCGGAGTATTCAGAGCCTGGGCAGGAGATTGACCTTGGGTTTCTCAGGGAATTGGGGGAGTTTGCCCGGGCGGAGAACATGTACATTGAATGGGGGCGGGCCCGTCATATTCCCTTTGATTTGTCCAGTGGCTGTTGGCAACCGGTTCTAGATTCCATTATTACCGCTGTTTTGGAGGCTAAGGAGTTGGGAGCCACAGTGGTGCGCTCCTGTTCTGGGGGTTTGATGCGATGGCATAATCGTTTGCCTGCCACCGAAGTGATGCTAGAGGAAATGGTGGAGCAGTTGCGGCAAGCGGTACCGATTCTGCAGGATCATGGAGTAACTTTAGCTATCGAAACCCACTTTGAGTTCACCACCTTTGAGCTGTTGCGGGTGTTTGAACAGGTAGGGGTTAACCCTGGCGAAGGGCTGGGTATTTGTCTGGATACGATGAATCTGTTGACAATGTTGGAAAACCCGGTCTGGGCAACCCGTCGAGTGTTGCCCTGGGTGGTGGCCACCCATGCTAAGGATGGTTGTATTCGACTCCACGAGGAGGGATTTGAAACCTTTACCACCCCCATAGGAAGGGGTTCAGTGGATTGGCAGGCCATTATCCCGATGCTGGCCCGCCTTACGCCAGGGGTTAAGTTATCCATAGAGGATCATGGTGGCTCCTTTGTCCTTCCGTATTTTCGTTCCACTTTTCTGTCTCGCTTTCCCGACTTAACGGGACAGGAGCTGGCTAGCCTCCAACAACTGGCAATGGAAACGGAAATCCGAATCCAACGGGGTGAGGTAGCGCCGGTGGAACGGGCCAACTGGTCAGAAATCTGCCAGGTCCGGGTAACGGAAAATATCAAGAACCTGAAGGAGATTCAAGAACAAGTACTAGGAGCTACCCTCCCAGGGTAA
- a CDS encoding ABC transporter substrate-binding protein, which translates to MKRLALSLLIAVMAIALGASVALAYNEAPMLQERVAKGLLPPVEERLPENPQVVQVVERIGDYGGIIDSSSIAADSLLGPHNFLMGEGMLRTDTDYSTIVPNMAESWELSDDAMTLVLHLRKGVKWSDGHPFTADDILFWWEDVELNEELRPAGPNRRVWQPGGEPMKVRKIDDYTIELSFAKPHPLILRNLAHGHGMTMLNFPKHYLKQFHPKYTPMEELEKMVAATDAFDEWYQLFWDKARNDFAVSLDLGCPTLDAFVLVEREPGMLRFERNPYYWKVDAEGNQLPYIDGVRVHKASNITTVNAKIITGEEDFNGFHTSLQQLTTYKQYEEQGDYRILLYNGTFGTEVLIQFNQTWEDPVWQQLARDVRFRRAMSLAIDRDEINNTLYFGLGEPRNTSVLSNSVAYEEEFARSYAYYDPDEANRLLDELGLDKRDSAGFRLRPDGKRMSIVIEYCEADTPKTPTLELVKAHWDAVGVHTTLKLISNTLESERAMANQIQVGIHHADRSTDPLFFTEPYWYAPIQYGWEQNTWPLWAQWYTTGGTAGEEPPEHVRYLIDIYERMQTTTDEDERIELGKELLRQQAENLWTLGTVGSAPFVIIVKNNLRNVPETGWWGWDGYFGYPYHPEQFFFVQD; encoded by the coding sequence ATGAAAAGACTGGCCCTATCACTTCTCATCGCGGTGATGGCCATTGCCCTTGGCGCCAGTGTTGCCCTGGCTTACAATGAAGCACCAATGCTTCAAGAGCGGGTAGCCAAAGGGCTCCTACCACCGGTGGAGGAAAGGCTGCCAGAGAATCCTCAGGTGGTTCAGGTAGTAGAAAGAATTGGTGACTATGGTGGGATCATCGATTCCTCCAGTATTGCGGCGGACAGCTTGCTTGGGCCCCACAACTTCTTGATGGGCGAAGGTATGCTCCGCACTGACACCGACTACAGCACCATTGTCCCCAATATGGCGGAGTCCTGGGAATTGTCCGATGATGCCATGACCTTGGTCCTCCATCTCCGTAAAGGTGTAAAGTGGTCTGACGGACACCCCTTTACCGCTGACGACATCCTCTTTTGGTGGGAAGACGTTGAGCTAAATGAAGAGCTTCGACCCGCCGGTCCTAACCGCAGAGTTTGGCAACCGGGCGGAGAGCCGATGAAGGTCAGAAAGATCGACGACTACACCATAGAGCTGAGTTTCGCAAAGCCCCACCCATTGATCCTGAGAAACTTGGCCCATGGCCACGGTATGACGATGCTCAATTTCCCCAAGCACTACCTGAAACAGTTCCATCCCAAGTATACTCCAATGGAAGAGCTTGAGAAGATGGTAGCTGCCACTGATGCCTTCGACGAATGGTATCAATTGTTCTGGGACAAAGCCCGGAATGACTTCGCAGTTTCGCTAGATCTCGGATGTCCTACTCTGGACGCTTTCGTGCTAGTTGAGAGGGAGCCGGGAATGCTGCGCTTTGAGCGCAACCCCTACTACTGGAAGGTGGACGCTGAGGGTAATCAGCTTCCCTACATCGATGGCGTTCGGGTGCATAAGGCATCGAATATCACCACCGTTAACGCCAAGATCATCACCGGCGAGGAAGACTTCAATGGCTTCCATACCAGTCTGCAGCAGCTCACAACCTATAAGCAGTACGAAGAGCAAGGCGACTATCGCATTCTCCTGTACAACGGCACCTTTGGTACCGAAGTTCTGATTCAGTTCAACCAAACTTGGGAAGATCCCGTCTGGCAGCAGCTAGCTCGAGACGTACGCTTCCGCAGAGCTATGTCGCTGGCCATCGATCGAGACGAAATCAACAATACTCTCTACTTTGGCCTAGGCGAACCTCGCAACACCAGTGTCCTCAGCAACAGCGTTGCCTATGAGGAAGAGTTTGCTCGGTCCTATGCCTACTACGATCCCGACGAGGCCAATCGTCTCCTTGACGAGTTGGGCCTGGATAAGAGAGACTCCGCGGGATTCCGGCTGCGGCCCGACGGCAAGCGGATGTCTATCGTCATCGAGTACTGTGAAGCCGATACTCCCAAGACTCCGACCCTGGAGTTGGTCAAGGCTCACTGGGATGCCGTGGGAGTTCACACCACTCTAAAACTGATTAGCAATACTCTAGAATCAGAACGGGCGATGGCCAACCAAATTCAAGTTGGTATTCACCATGCCGACCGGTCCACCGACCCGCTGTTCTTCACCGAGCCCTACTGGTACGCCCCCATTCAATACGGTTGGGAGCAGAACACCTGGCCGTTGTGGGCCCAGTGGTACACCACTGGCGGTACCGCGGGTGAAGAACCACCGGAGCATGTACGCTATCTAATTGACATTTATGAGCGGATGCAAACCACCACCGACGAAGACGAGCGCATCGAGCTGGGCAAGGAATTGCTCCGGCAGCAGGCCGAGAATCTCTGGACTCTAGGCACCGTCGGTAGCGCCCCCTTCGTCATCATCGTCAAGAACAATCTCCGCAACGTTCCAGAAACGGGATGGTGGGGCTGGGATGGATATTTCGGCTATCCATATCATCCAGAACAATTCTTCTTCGTTCAGGACTAA
- a CDS encoding ABC transporter permease, whose amino-acid sequence MGAYMLRRIGYMLITLLGISVIAFVIIQLPPGDYLTTYITQLASTGNVVDQSIIASLERQYGLDKPLYVQYFKWMGGVLTGNFGRSFDWNESVAKIIGERLPLTVTISLSTLIFTYVVAIPIGIYSAVKQYSIGDYIATFIGFIGLSVPNFLLALLFMFGFYRFFGISVSGLFSPEMRDAAWSWAKFKDMLDHLWVPMIVIGMAGTAGIIRTMRATTLDELGKDYVKMARSKGLPEWKVIFRHPVRVAINPIVSTIGWELPNIVSGSTIVAVVLNLPTTGPILLQALLAQDMFLAGSFILMLSTLTVIGTLISDLLLAILDPRIRLE is encoded by the coding sequence TTGGGTGCCTATATGCTGCGGAGAATCGGATATATGCTCATCACACTGCTGGGCATCTCCGTGATTGCCTTTGTGATCATTCAACTTCCCCCAGGAGATTACTTGACGACCTACATCACCCAATTAGCCTCAACGGGAAATGTAGTCGATCAGTCGATTATCGCCAGCCTCGAGCGACAGTATGGTCTGGATAAGCCACTGTACGTTCAGTATTTCAAATGGATGGGTGGTGTCCTGACGGGGAATTTCGGCCGGTCCTTTGACTGGAACGAATCAGTGGCAAAGATTATCGGGGAAAGACTGCCGCTGACCGTGACAATTTCCCTGTCCACACTGATTTTCACATACGTAGTGGCAATTCCCATCGGCATCTACTCCGCTGTGAAACAGTATTCCATCGGTGACTATATTGCCACTTTTATCGGCTTCATCGGATTATCTGTCCCTAACTTCCTATTGGCTTTGCTCTTCATGTTTGGGTTCTATCGTTTCTTTGGTATCAGCGTTTCAGGATTGTTCTCTCCCGAGATGCGGGACGCGGCTTGGAGTTGGGCCAAGTTCAAAGACATGCTCGACCATCTGTGGGTCCCAATGATCGTCATAGGAATGGCCGGTACCGCCGGAATCATTCGCACGATGCGGGCAACCACCCTAGATGAACTGGGCAAAGACTACGTCAAGATGGCGCGCTCTAAGGGCCTTCCTGAATGGAAGGTAATCTTTAGACATCCCGTCAGGGTAGCTATTAACCCCATCGTTAGTACCATTGGTTGGGAGCTGCCCAACATTGTCTCCGGCAGTACCATTGTGGCTGTAGTCCTCAATCTGCCGACTACAGGACCGATTCTTCTCCAGGCACTGCTGGCCCAAGATATGTTCTTGGCGGGCAGCTTCATCTTGATGCTCAGCACCTTGACCGTAATCGGAACATTGATCTCCGACCTTCTCCTGGCAATTTTAGATCCGAGAATCAGACTTGAGTAG
- a CDS encoding ABC transporter permease, producing MAETSRSLSHAQLVWRHFTRHRLAMVGLVILIIFYLVGAFCEFVAPLDPLHRFTNYIYTPPTPLRFVDSEGNFSLRPFVYGIKSELDMTTFRRIYVPDTSQKYYLRFLVRGHSYRLWGLFPTNLHLFGVDEGGHLFLLGTDDLGRDMLSRIIYGTRISLSIGLVGVAISLGIGLLVGGISGLRGGSFDAITQRIIEILRSIPQIPLWMGLSAALPPNWDPIKVYFGITIILSLLGWTHIARVVRSRFLSLREEDFVLAAYAAGSSEMRIVFKHLIPSFISYVIVSVTLSVPGMILGETALSFLGIGLRPPVISWGVLLEQAQNISAVNTYPWLLTPAIFVILAVLAFNFVGDGLRDAADPYSKHI from the coding sequence ATGGCTGAAACCAGTCGTTCACTGTCCCATGCTCAGCTGGTGTGGCGACACTTTACTCGCCACCGCCTGGCTATGGTGGGGTTAGTCATTCTCATCATATTCTACTTGGTGGGTGCCTTCTGCGAGTTTGTGGCCCCGTTGGATCCCTTGCATCGCTTCACAAACTATATTTATACGCCTCCAACTCCTTTGCGATTTGTGGACTCCGAGGGTAACTTCTCCCTTCGGCCCTTTGTCTACGGAATTAAGTCTGAGTTAGACATGACCACTTTCCGCCGAATCTACGTCCCGGACACCAGCCAGAAATATTACCTGCGGTTTTTAGTCCGGGGGCACAGCTACCGCCTGTGGGGACTGTTTCCCACTAACCTTCATTTATTTGGCGTCGATGAAGGCGGACACCTGTTCCTTCTCGGAACCGATGACCTGGGCAGAGACATGCTCTCCCGAATTATCTATGGAACCCGAATCTCCTTGAGTATTGGGTTGGTGGGAGTTGCCATCAGCCTGGGCATTGGCCTTTTGGTTGGAGGGATATCGGGTCTGCGAGGGGGCAGCTTCGATGCAATTACTCAGCGGATAATAGAAATTCTCCGCTCGATTCCCCAAATTCCTTTGTGGATGGGCCTCAGTGCTGCTTTACCCCCTAACTGGGATCCCATCAAGGTGTACTTTGGAATTACCATCATCCTCTCCCTGCTGGGCTGGACCCATATTGCCCGTGTGGTGCGAAGTAGGTTCCTCAGCCTACGGGAGGAGGACTTTGTCTTAGCGGCCTATGCCGCCGGCTCCAGTGAAATGAGGATCGTATTCAAGCATTTGATCCCATCCTTTATCAGTTACGTCATCGTGAGCGTTACTCTCTCGGTACCGGGAATGATCCTGGGCGAAACTGCCCTTAGCTTCTTGGGAATTGGCCTGCGGCCTCCGGTGATCAGCTGGGGCGTGTTGCTGGAACAAGCCCAGAATATTTCCGCGGTCAACACCTATCCTTGGTTGCTGACGCCGGCTATTTTTGTTATTCTCGCAGTTCTGGCCTTTAACTTCGTCGGCGATGGTCTCAGAGATGCCGCTGATCCTTACAGCAAGCATATTTGA